A region of the Helicobacter pylori NQ4053 genome:
ATAAAATGGGTTAAGGATCATTATTTACCTAATGATGCTATAAATCTTTCGCCAATAGGCAGAAAAAATTAAAAACAGAGAAAACATGATAACGATGAATGCGATTCAATGGCCTGAAAAATGGATTCCAGGAGAGACTGATAATTTCGTGTCCAATGAAGTCATTGTCAAAGGTTTGGATTTTAATAAAGTGGTGCAGCATTTAAGAGATGCATCCCATTGGGAAAAGTATTACAAAAATTCAGGGAATATCCACATGCATAATCAAGACAATACCATTCTTAAAGACAAGACTCGTTTTTGTTTTGAAACTTTTGGCTTTTTAGTGGAGGCACAGGTGGAAGAGTTTGAATTGAAAGACACCATACTGCGTTTGGCTTGGAGAGGCTGGAATGAAGCTAAGGGCGATGAGTATCTTGAAGCCTATCACGCATGGCTAGTTGAAAAATTAGATAATGATCGTGTGCGTATTTTAACCCAAGAAAGCCAATCAGGAGTCCCTGCTAAAGCTTTAGCGAAATCCGTGCCTAATGCGATGCTAAATGGCCATCAAGCTTGGTTAGATGGTTTAGTGGCGTATTCACGCTAATAAGTGAGGACTGAATGAAAATCGGATGGATTGGACTAGGGGCTATGGGGATTCCTATGGCGACTCGTTTGCACGATGCAAATTTAGAAGTGTCGGTTTATAACCGAACAGAGAGCAAAGCAGCCCCTTTAAAGGAAAAAGGCGTAGCGGTTTATACTAGCCCCATAGATTTGGCCGCTAAAGTTGATCTGGTTTTTATCATGCTTTCGGATAAAGTGGCGATTGATGCTGTTTTAGTGCCAGAATTTTGGGAACAGATGTCTAAAAAAATCGTGGTGAATATGAGCACTATCGCCCCTTTGGAAAGCTTGTCTTTAGAAAAAATCGCTCAAAAACATCAAGTAACTTACCTTGAAGCGCCCGTTTCAGGATCGGTTGGTGCGGCTAAAGCTGGGGCGTTATTGATTTTAGCGGCAGGCGATGAAGAAGTGATCACTCAACTCAAACCTGTTTTGGCGCATTTGGGGAGTCAAACCTTTTATTTAGGAAAAGTTGGTCAAGGGACAGGAGCTAAACTGTCCATTAATAGCCTTTTGGCTCAAATGGGGGTTGCTTATTCAGAAGCTTTGCTATTAGCCAAACGTTTAGGGGTTGATGCAGAGCCGTTTTTGCAAATTATTGGCCAATCTGGCATGAATTCGCCTCTCTTTCAAGCTAAAAAAGGCATGTGGCTGCAAGATAGCTATCCGGCCGCTTTCAGTTTGAAACTCATGCTCAAGGACATTCGCTTAGCCAAAAATGAAGCAGGAGAGGCGATCGAGTTGCCATTCTTATTTCAAGCAGAAGAGCTTTATTCTCAAGCGGAAAAATCCGGTTTAGGCGGATTGGATATGGCAGCCGTTTATCATTATTTAGAAAAAGGAGAACATTAAAATGGACAGAGAACAAGTGGTTGCTTTACAGCACCAACGATTTGCTGCAAAAAAATACGATCCCAATCGCCGTATTTCTCAAAAGGATTGGGAAGCTTTGGTTGAAGTGGGGAGATTAGCCCCTTCTTCAATCGGGCTTGAACCATGGAAAATGCTTTTATTAAAAAATGAACGCATGAAAGAAGATTTAAAACCGATGGCCTGGGGGGCGCTTTTTGGTTTAGAGGGAGCGAGCCATTTTGTCATTTATCTTGCGCGAAAAGGCGTTACTTATGACAGCGATTACGTTAAGAAAGTGATGCATGAGGTTAAAAAAAGGGATTATGACACCAATTCCAGGTTCGCTCAAATCATCAAAAATTTCCAAGAGAACGATATGAAACTCAATAGCGAACGATCTTTGTTTGATTGGGCTAGCAAGCAGACTTATATCCAAATGGCGAACATGATGATGGCAGCGGCCATGTTAGGGATTGATTCTTGCCCGATTGAAGGGTATGATCAAGAAAAAGTGGAGGCTTATTTAGAGGAAAAAGGCTATCTGAACACGGCGGAATTTGGCGTATCAGTAATGGCTTGTTTTGGTTATCGCAACCAAGAAATCACCCCTAAAACCCGTTGGAAGACAGAAGTTATTTATGAAGTGATTGAATAAAAAACGCTGTTAGCTTTTTGATAACCAATCATAAAGAGCTTGGCGTTAGCCAAGCGCTAATCTCTTAAATGATGCCCATTCATGTTTGATAAAAACAGAGCTACCACAGCATAATTAAGTATTCTTTAGGTATAATCAAAAACTATTTTTAAATAAAGGGTTTTTATGCTTCGTTTTGCGCCTTCGCCTACAGGGGATATGCACATAGGGAATTTAAGGGCAGCCATTTTCAATTACATTGTAGCCAAACAGCAACACAAACCCTTTCTCATTCGCATTGAAGACACGGACAAAGAGCGCAACATTGAAGGCAAAGACCAAGAGATTTTAGAGATTTTAAAGCTTATGGGGGTAAGCTGGGACAAGCTCGTGTATCAAAGCCATAACATAGATTATCACAGAGAAATGGCAGAAAAATTACTGAAAGAAAATAAAGCGTTTTATTGTTATGCGAGCGCGGAGTTTTTAGAAAGAGAAAAAGAAAAAGCCAAGAATGAAAAACGCCCTTTCAGGTATTTAGACGAGTGGGCCACTTTAGAAAAAGACAAAAACCATGCCCCTGTGGTGCGTTTGAAAGCCCCAAATCATGCGGTGTCTTTCAATGATACGATTAAAAAAGAAGTGAAATTTGAGCCTGATGAATTGGATTCTTTTGTGCTTTTGAGACAGGATAAAAGCCCGACTTATAATTTCGCTTGCGCATGCGATGATTTGCTCTATGAAATCAGTCTGATTATTAGAGGCGAAGATCATGTGAGTAACACCCCTAAACAAATTTTAATCCAAGAAGCTTTAGGCTCAAACGATCCGATTGTTTATGCACATTTGCCTATTATTTTAGATGAAACAAGCGGTAAAAAGATGAGCAAAAGGGACGAAGCGTCTAGCGTGAAATGGCTTTTGAATCAAGGGTTTTTACCGGTTGCGATTGCGAATTACCTCATCACTATCGGTAATAAAGTGCCTAAGGAAGTTTTCAGCCTTGATGAAGCGATAGAGTGGTTTAGTTTAGAAAATCTTTCCAGTTCCCCGGCTCATTTTAATTTAAAATATTTAAAACACTTAAACCACGAGCATTTAAAGCTTTTAGACGATGAAAAGTTATTAGAACTCACTTCAATAAAAGATAAAAACCTCCTAGGGCTTTTAAGATTGTTTGTAGAAGAATGCGGTACGCTTTTAGAATTGAAAGAAAAAATTTCGTTGTTTTTAGAGCCAAAGGATATTGTTAAAACTTATGAGAACGAAGATTTTAAAGAGCGTTGTTTAGCGCTTTTTAACGCCCTAAAAGGCATGGATTTTCAAGCGTATAAGGATTTTGAAAGCTTTAAAAAAGAAGCCATGCGATTGAGCCAGCTTAAGGGTAAGGATTTTTTCAAACCTTTGCGCATTCTTTTAACCGGGAACTCGCATGGCATTGAATTGCCGCTGATTTTCCCCTATATCCAAAGCCATTATCAAGAAGTTTTAAGGCTGAAAGCATGATTTTTTCCACTCTTCTTAATGCGATAGCGGTGATTTTAAGTGCGCTCATTACGATTTATATGTGGGTGGTGATCATTTATTCGCTTATCAGTTTCGTGCAGCCTAACCCCAATAACCCTATCATGCAAATCCTCGCTCGTTTGTGTGAGCCGGTGTTTTATTTTTTACGCTCTAGATTCAAGCTGGTGTTTAACGGGTTGGATTTCGCTCCTTTAGTGGTGGTCATTGTGTTGAAATTTTTAGATTTAACCCTCATCCAATGGCTTTTTATGCTCGCCAAAAGCCTTTAAAGGAAATCATGCGTTTTTTGATTTTATTTTTTATCGGTGCGCTTGGCGTTGGTTTTTCTCAAACTGAGTTGAGTTTAAAGGATTTAGAAAAAAAGCCCGCCGGGATCGTTAGGGATTATTATTTATGGCGTTATATTAGCGATAAAAAAACGAGTTTAGAAAACGCTAAAAAAGCCTATGAATTGACCCAAAATAAAAATAACGCCCTACAAAAGGCCATGCAAGAAAAAGGCTCAGACAATGCAGAAAAAAGCCCTGATGTTAAATTGCCTGAAGATATTTATTGCAAGCAAATTACCTTAGAAAGCATATTGGAAACAACAGACGCTTTCCAAAATAGCTGTATCGCTATCGCTTTAAAATCAAAAATCAGAGATTTTGATAAAATCCCCATCCAAACCATCAAGCCCTTACAAGAAAAAATCAAAGAGGCTTACCCCGTTCTTTATGAAGAATTAGAAATCTTGCAAAGTAAGAATGTGAGCGCTTCTTTGTTTAAGGCTAATGTGCAAGTGTTTAGCGCGCTTTTCAATCATTTGAGTTATGAAAAAAAGCTCCAAATTTTTGAAAAGCATATCCCTATTAAAGAGTTAAACCGCCTTTTAGATGAAGATTACCCGGCGTTTAACCGCTTGATCTATCAGGTTATTTTAGATCCTAAATTGGATCATTTTAAAGACGCTCTCACTAAAAGTAACGCTACCCACAGCAACGCGCAAACCTTTTTTATTCTAGGGATTAATGAAATCTTGCGCAAAAAACCCTCTAAAGCGCTCAAGTATTTTGAACGATCTGAAGAGGTTGTCAAGGACGATGATTTTTCAAAAGACAGAGCGATTTTTTGGCAGTATTTAGTCTCTAAAAAGAAAAAAACTTTGGAGCGCCTTTCACAAAGCCCAGCTTTAAACCTCTATAGTCTTTATGCGAGCCGAAAACTCCAAACCAAGCCCAGTTACCGAATCATTTCTCACATCCAAAATTTAAGCCAAGAAGACCCTCCTTTTAACACTTATGACCCTTTTTCGTGGCAAATTTTTAAGGAAAAAACTTTGAGTTTGAAAGATGAGGGCGCGTTTAATGCGATGTTAAAAAGCCTGTATTATGAAAAAAGCGCCCCTGAATTGACCTATCTTTTAAGCCAACGCAATAAAGACAAGATTTATTATTATTTATCCCCTTATGAGGGCATTATTGAATGGCAAAATACAGATGAAAGGGCTATGGCGTATGCGATCGCTAGGCAAGAAAGCTTTTTGCTCCCGGCTTTAATCTCTCGCTCCTTTGCTCTAGGGCTTATGCAAATCATGCCCTTTAATGTAGGGCCTTTCGCTAAAAGCCTTGGCATGGATAACATTGATCTAAACGACATGTTTAACCCCAATATCGCTCTCAAATTTGGTAATTATTACTTGAACCATTTGAAAAAAGAATTCAACCACCCCCTTTTTGTCGCCTACGCCTATAACGCTGGGCCTGGGTTTTTAAGGAGGTGGTTAGAAAGCTCCAAACGATTTAAAGAAAAAAATCATTTTGAGCCATGGCTTAGCATGGAGCTTATGCCTTATAGCGAGACTCGCATGTATGGCTTTAGGGTCATGCTCAATTACTTGATTTATCAAGAAATTTTTGGGAATTTCATCCCTATTGATGGATTTTTAGAACAAACTCTTAACTCAAAGGACAAACCATGATTAAAAAATGCCTTTTTCCTGCCGCTGGCTATGGCACGCGCTTTTTACCGATCACTAAAACCATTCCTAAAGAAATGCTGCCCATTGTGGATAAGCCTTTGATCCAATACGCTGTGGAAGAAGCGATGGAAGCGGGCTGTGAAGTGATGGCGATCGTTACAGGAAGGAATAAACGAAGTTTAGAAGATTATTTTGACACGAGCTATGAAATAGAGCATCAAATCCAAGGCACCAACAAAGAAAACGCCTTAAAAAGCATTCGTAACATTATAGAAAAATGCTGTTTTTCTTATGTACGCCAAAAGCAAATGAAAGGCTTAGGGCATGCGATTTTAACTGGGGAAGCCCTGATAGGCAATGAGTCTTTTGCGGTGATTTTAGCCGATGACTTGTGCATAAGCCATGATCACCCAAGCGTGTTAAAGCAAATGACTTCATTGTATCAAAAATACCAATGCTCCATTGTAGCCATTGAAGAAGTGGCGCTAGAAGAAGTTTCAAAATACGGCGTGATTAGGGGCGAATTGTTAGAAGAGGGGGTGTATGAGATTAAGGACATGGTAGAAAAACCAAGCCAAGAAGACGCCCCAAGCAATCTGGCCGTCATTGGGCGCTACATTTTAACTCCGGATATTTTTGATATTTTGCGTGAGACTAAACCGGGTAAAAACAATGAAATCCAAATCACAGACGCCTTACTCACTCAAGCCAAAAGAAAACGCATCATCGCTTACCAATTCAAAGGCAAACGATACGATTGCGGGAGCGTGGAAGGCTATATTGAAGCGAGTAACGCCTATTATAAAAAACGCTTATAAATCTTATCAACATGGGCAATTTGACTTATTACGCTTACATGTATTTGATCCTCTTTGTATGCTTGCTACCTGTGTTATTGGTGGGGCTTGCTTGGAGGTTTTTTCGCCCCCCTTTAGAGCAAGAGATCCCTAATAAAAGCCTTTCTTTGGAAAATTTAAACGAACAAATCAAAAACCTTCAAAGCGTGCCAGCTTTAGAAAAACTGAAAAACCGCTTCAATGAGCGTTTTAAAATCTGCCCTAAAGACAAAGAAACTCTGTGGCTAGAAACGATCCAAAATTTAGTCGCTTCAGAATTTTTTGAATTAGAAGACGCTATTAATTTTGGGCAAGAATTAGAAAACGCTAACCCTAATTACCGACAAAAAATCGCTAACGCTACCGGCTTAGCCCTTAAGAATAAAAAAGAAAAAGGATAGAATTGGATTTTTTAGAGATTGTAGGACAAGTCCCTTTAAAAGGAGAGGTAGAAATTTCAGGGGCGAAAAATTCTGCGCTCCCCATTTTAGCCGCCACGCTTTTAAGCCGCCAAGAAGTCAAAATCAAATCTCTGCCCCAAGTGGTGGATATAAAGGCGATGGCGTTATTGTTGCAAAATTTAGGCGCAGAATTAGAATGGCTTAACCCCCACACGCTCCAACTCAGCGCTAAATCCCTGCACCACACCGAAGCCACTTACGATTTGGTGCGTAAAATGCGCGCTTCCATTTTGGTTTTAGGCCCACTATTAGCGCGCTTTAAAGAATGCTTAGTGAGTTTGCCCGGTGGGTGCGCTATAGGAGCTAGACCTGTGGATTTGCACTTAAAAGCAATGCAACAATTAGGGGCTGAAATCAAAATTGAGCAAGGCTATATCCATGCAAAAGCCCCTAAAGGCTTGAAAGGGAATGATATTTTATTTGATAAAATCAGCGTTACAGGCACAGAAAACGCCCTCATGGCAGCAAGTCTTGCTAAAGGGATCACGCGCATCATTAACGCCGCTAAAGAGCCAGAAATCGCTCAATTGTGCGCGTTTTTACAAAGCGGAGGCGTAGAAATTGAGGGCGTTGGCAGCAGCGAGTTAAAGATTAGGGGGGTAGAAAGCGACGCTTTAAATTTAAAAGATATTCAAATCATACCCGATAGGATTGAAGCAGGCACTTATTTGTGCGTGGGGGCTATCACTAACAGCCAGCTTAAAATCAATCATATCATCCCTAACCATCTTCAAGCGATCACGGATAAGCTCATAGAAATTGGTTTTTCGCTAGACATTCAAGAAAATTCTATAGAAATTTATCCGGCCAAAAAACGCCAAGCCTTTGAAATCACCACGAAAGAATACCCGGGCTTTCCCACAGACATGCAAGCGCAATTCATGGCGTTAGCCACGCAGTGTTTGGGGACGAGTGTGATTGAAGAAACGCTTTTTGAAAACCGCTTCATGCATGCAAGCGAATTGCAACGCTTGGGGGCTAGTATTAGCTTAAAAACGAATGTGGCTACCATTAGCGGATCCACAGAGCTTACCGGGAGCGATGTGATGGCGACCGATTTAAGGGCTTCTTCGGCTCTCGTTTTAGCCGCTTTAGTGGCTAAGGGGGTGAGTAGGGTGCATAGGATTTACCACTTGGATAGGGGTTATGAGAGATTAGAGGATAAAATCAACGCTTTAGGGGCAAAAGTGTTGCGTTTAAAAGAAAAATAATCCAAGATTTGGTTACAATAGCTAGAATATTTTTTAATTATTACATAAGGAGCTTTTATGCGTATTGAGCATGATTTCATTGGGCAAATGGAAATTAGCGACGAGGTTTATTATGGGATTCAGACTTTAAGGGCGAGTGAAAATTTTTTCATCACCAACGACAAGCTTTGCAGTTATCCTGTTTTTATTAAATCTTTTGCTCAAGTCAAAAAAGCGGCCGCTTTAGCGAATGCGCAATTAGGCTTGATTGATGAAAAGCTTAAAATTGCGATTTGCCATGCGTGCGATTTGTTGGTTGATGGCAAATACCATGATCAATTCATTGTGGATATGATTCAGGGGGGGGCTGGCACAAGCACGAACATGAACATGAACGAGGTGATTGCTAATTTGGCTTTAGAATACATGGGGCATCAAAAGGGCGAGTATCAATTTTGCCACCCAAACGACCATGTCAACCGCTCTCAATCCACCAATGACGCCTATCCTAGTGCGTTAAAAATTGCGATTTATGAGCGCTTGAGTAATTTAGTCGCTCCCATGAAGGCTTTAAGGGACGCTTTCGCTCAAAAGGCTAAAGAATTCGCTCATGTGATTAAAATGGGGCGCACCCAGCTTCAAGACGCTGTGCCTATGACTTTAGGGCAAGAGTTTGAAACTTATGCGTTGATGGTTGATAGGGATATTGAGCAGGTTTTAGACGCTAGGAATTGGGTAAGAGAGCTTAATTTAGGCGGCACGGCTATTGGCACAGGGATCAATTCGCACCCGGATTATCGCAGTTTGATTGAAAAGAAAATCCAAGAAGTAACGGGTCGCCCTTTTGTCATGGCTAATAACTTGATTGAAGCCACTCAAAGCACGGGGGCGTATGTGCAAGTGAGTGGGGTTTTAAAGCGTATTGCGGTGAAACTTTCTAAGGTTTGTAACGATTTGAGGTTACTCAGTTCAGGCCCTAGAGCTGGGTTGAATGAAATCAATTTGCCTAAAATGCAGCCGGGTAGCTCTATCATGCCCGGTAAAGTCAATCCGGTGATCCCTGAAGTGGTCAATCAGGTGTGCTTTGCGGTGATTGGGAACGATTTGAGCGTGGCGTTAGCCGCAGAAGGAGGGCAATTGCAACTCAATGTGTTTGAGCCGGTTATCGCTTACAAGCTTTTCCATTCCTTTGTGATTTTAGGGCGTGCGATTGAAACCTTAACGACTAAATGCGTGGAAGGCATCACGGCTAATGAAAAGATTTGCCACGATTATGTGTTTAACAGCATTGGCATTGTTACCGCGCTAAACCCTCATATTGGCTATGAAAAATCCGCTATGATCGCTAAAGAAGCCTTAAAAAGCGATCGCTCTATCTATGACATCGCTTTAGAAAAGAAAATCTTAACTAAAGAGCAACTGGACGATATTTTCAAGCCAGAAAACATGCTAAGCCCTCACGCTTTCAAAAAGCATAAAGACTGAACGCTTTGCAACTTTCACGCCTTCAAACTTTACGCTCCCTTTATATGGAGCGTCTTTTAGGTGAAACTTACACCAATACCAACCTTACCAAGCCCCAAAATAAGCCCCTTAACAAACAAGTTTATGAGGGCATAGAAAATTGCAATCTGTGCAAACGCCATCAAAATTCAAAACCGGTGATCGGGCTTTTTAACCCCACTTCCAAGATCACTTTCATCACGCTAACCCCCATGCTGGATAGCCAATTACATTTCTTGAACAATTTAAAAGCGGCCATGTTAGAGAGCATTATCCAAAAGGTTTTTAACTGCCCCTTAAAAGATTGCAATATCTTATCGCTCCTTAAATGCGACTCTAACAGCCTTAATTTAGAAGAAGAAATCAACGCATGCCTGCCCCATTTAACCTGGCAATTAGACAACAGCGCTTCAAAAGTCATTGTGGTATTTGGCGAGATTTTGCCCAAACGCCTTTTAAACCTTTCTAAAGAAGAGTCCTTTGGGCGCATCGTGTCTTTAAAAACCAAACATTTTTTAAGCACCCATGCTTTAGAGGACATGCTCAAAAACCCCACGCTCAAAAAAGAAGCGTTAGTGCATTTTAAAATAGCGCTCCAATTTCTCAATCAGTCTTAAAATACGCCTTATTTTTTAACCCATCTCCTTATGGTGCGCAACAAAGGTAAGGTTTTTTGATAAGCTTTGCGATAGATTTTAAAAGTGGTGTTTTGAGAGAGTTCTAATAAAGGTGAAGCGTTTTGTAAAAGCCGGTCATAATTAACCCTCAAATCATCATAATTAACCCTCAAATCATCATAATTAACCCTCAAATCATCATAATTAACCCTCAAATCATCATAATTAACCCTCAAATCATCATAATTAACCCTCAAATCATCATAATTAACCCTCAAATCATCAATAGATATTAAAGGCTCATGCAAATCACGATAGAAAATGAAAGGATTATCGTGATAAATCGTGTCGTTTTCTAAAATCGTTTTAAAAAAATCAAGGATTTTTTTAAAACTCAAATTTTGGTAAAAGTAAGCTTTCCCATCAAGGGTGTTTAAAGGGTTTTCACAGAGCATGTCTAAATAAGCGTTTGGGTGCGTGTGCAAGTATCTCACGTAATCAATCGCTTCATCAAAATCTTTAAAATCATGCACATTCACAAAACTCTTAGGGTTAAAGTCTTTCGCCACGCTAGGACTCCCCCAATAAATAGGAATGGTATGGCTGAAATAAGCGTCAATGATTTTTTCAGTAACATAGCCATAGCCTTGAGTGTTTTCAAAACACAGATTGAATTTGTATTGGCTTAAAAATTCGTTTTTGTTTTTGACGTTATAGCCTAAAGTGTTTTTCACGCTCCCTCCCCCAGTAACTGGCTCAATAGAATTTAAAGCGTCATAGAAAGCGTTCCTTATAGGGGCGTTAGGGTTGCTTGCGACAAAGCTCGCAAACCCTCTTTTCAAAGGATCGCTCTCATCATTCACTACTGCGCACAAATTAGGGTGGTTTTCTTTAAAATGATGGGAGGGCTTTTTTAAAGCATAAAGGCTGTTGTCTTTAATCTTGTAGGGCGCGGTGGTGTCATTCACGCTCTCGGCTTTGTAATGCAAGCTAGCGTAATATAAAGGCATTCTCAAATAACGATTGTTAAAGTCCAATTCATCAAAGCCTATGGCGTAATCAAAGAGGTTGAAATTAGGCGATTCGTTTTCACCGGTGTAAAACACCCTTTTAGCGTTTTGATAGGATAGGATTTTTCTGGCTGATCCAATAGGACTGCCAAAAACGAGATCGGAGGGCTCGTTAGGGTTTTGGTGGAGGGTGATTTTGTAGCGTTGGCTTAAGATGAAATACAAGATAAAACGCCTAAACCCTTTGCTTTCTCTTTTATCCAAAGGCCACCAATTCGCTAGGGCTATATTTAATGGGGGCTTATAATCGGTTTCATCTAAACGGGTGCTGTCTGTATAAGCGTCTAATAGGGGCTGGAACATGATTATCCTTTTAAAGGAATTTTACAAAAAAAATTCTTTAAATCAAAGGCTTGATTAGGGCTAAATTAGGCTCATCAATGCAATGCGTGGCGTGCTGTTTTAGGATTTCTTTAGCATTGAAAGCGATTTTGATATGGGCATGTTTGAACATGCTCAAATCATTCGCCCCATCGCCCACGACTAAGGTGTCCGTTTTGCTGATATTCAACAAGCGTTGCAAGGCGAGAAGCATTTCGCCCTTAGAATGCGAAAACATCATATGCCCCGTAACCAAGCCGTTTAAGGCGTTATTTTCCACGATCAGCGTGTTACTGAAAGCCGCATCTAAATGCAATAAATCCCTGTAATGATTGGTCGCTAGATCAAAGCCCCCACTAAAGCAAACCACCTTGTAATTTTTCTCTTTTAAGGTGCTAATGAGTTCAAACGCCCCCTCAAATAAAGGCAGACTTTCACAAACTTCTTTGGCTAGTTTTAAGGGCATGTTTTTGAGTTTAGAAACCCTTAAAATAAGACTTTTATGAAAATCTGTCTCGCCATTCATAGCCTTCAAAGTGATTGTTTCCACTTCATCAAACACCCCCCACGCCCTCGCTAAAGACTCAATCGTCTCAGCATTGACTAGCGTGGAGTCAAAATCAAAAACGGCTAGTTTTTGCACCCAATACCCTAAAATTAAGATTTCCTGCTTTTAGCGATCCCTTTGATATATTGATCAGCCAAATACAAGCCATGGTTTTCATTACCAATCAACTCAATTTTATCCAAAATATCCTTGAAAAGCACTTCTTCTTCATGCTGTTCAGACACATACCATTGCAAGAAATTGAAAGTCGCATGATCTTTGCCTTTTATGGCGTGATCGACGATATTATTAATGGACTCGCTGATGTGTTGCTCATGTTCATAGGCTTTTTGGAAAATTTGAGTCAAACCTTCAAACTTATGCTCAGGCGCACTGATGCTAGTCAATTGCACAGGCACATTGTTTTCATTCAAGAAAACGATAAGCTTTTTAGCATGCTCGTATTCTTCAGCCGCATGGTCAAACAAGAAAAGCCCCGAGCCATCTAAGCTATGGGTATAGCACCAAGAACTCATGCTCATATACAAGTTGGAAGAGTTCA
Encoded here:
- a CDS encoding glycosyltransferase family 10 domain-containing protein — encoded protein: MFQPLLDAYTDSTRLDETDYKPPLNIALANWWPLDKRESKGFRRFILYFILSQRYKITLHQNPNEPSDLVFGSPIGSARKILSYQNAKRVFYTGENESPNFNLFDYAIGFDELDFNNRYLRMPLYYASLHYKAESVNDTTAPYKIKDNSLYALKKPSHHFKENHPNLCAVVNDESDPLKRGFASFVASNPNAPIRNAFYDALNSIEPVTGGGSVKNTLGYNVKNKNEFLSQYKFNLCFENTQGYGYVTEKIIDAYFSHTIPIYWGSPSVAKDFNPKSFVNVHDFKDFDEAIDYVRYLHTHPNAYLDMLCENPLNTLDGKAYFYQNLSFKKILDFFKTILENDTIYHDNPFIFYRDLHEPLISIDDLRVNYDDLRVNYDDLRVNYDDLRVNYDDLRVNYDDLRVNYDDLRVNYDRLLQNASPLLELSQNTTFKIYRKAYQKTLPLLRTIRRWVKK
- a CDS encoding ferritin; the encoded protein is MLSKDIIKLLNEQVNKEMNSSNLYMSMSSWCYTHSLDGSGLFLFDHAAEEYEHAKKLIVFLNENNVPVQLTSISAPEHKFEGLTQIFQKAYEHEQHISESINNIVDHAIKGKDHATFNFLQWYVSEQHEEEVLFKDILDKIELIGNENHGLYLADQYIKGIAKSRKS
- a CDS encoding uracil-DNA glycosylase family protein — encoded protein: MERLLGETYTNTNLTKPQNKPLNKQVYEGIENCNLCKRHQNSKPVIGLFNPTSKITFITLTPMLDSQLHFLNNLKAAMLESIIQKVFNCPLKDCNILSLLKCDSNSLNLEEEINACLPHLTWQLDNSASKVIVVFGEILPKRLLNLSKEESFGRIVSLKTKHFLSTHALEDMLKNPTLKKEALVHFKIALQFLNQS
- the serB gene encoding phosphoserine phosphatase SerB; the encoded protein is MQKLAVFDFDSTLVNAETIESLARAWGVFDEVETITLKAMNGETDFHKSLILRVSKLKNMPLKLAKEVCESLPLFEGAFELISTLKEKNYKVVCFSGGFDLATNHYRDLLHLDAAFSNTLIVENNALNGLVTGHMMFSHSKGEMLLALQRLLNISKTDTLVVGDGANDLSMFKHAHIKIAFNAKEILKQHATHCIDEPNLALIKPLI